GAACAATCCCCAACTTACACTGACCAGTATACCGGAAGAATTAAGATTGACTGCCCAGACGAACTTTTTGATGAACTCTCCCGAGGTGGACTTAACCCTGACCAGACTTTTATTCTGAAAGCCAACGGCGAAAAGGAAGCCGTCAATCTGGTGATCAATCAGTTTGTGATCATCTGTTCTGAGCTGGATTCCCGAAAAACTCGGCTTGGCCGTTTTGACGGCAAAAGAATCGTCCCGCTTAAAACTTTAAACCAGGAGCCTTTTGGTGTCAAAGCCCAGAATGTCGGTCAGCGCTTCCTGCAGGAAGCCTTATTGGAAGATGCTCAGCGTGCGCCTCTGGTCATTGTCAAAGGTACATCTGGTACCGCTAAAACTTTCTATTCCCTGGCTGTCGGCCTCAGCCAGACAGTAAACATGGATCAGAACAGCTACCGCAAAATCCTGATCACCCGTCCCAATGCTCAATTCGACGAAAATATCGGCTACCTTCCAGGCAGCGAACAGGAAAAAATCGCTCCCCTGCTACGTCCGATTATTGATAATCTTGAGATTCTTTTAGACAAACCCAATCAAACCCGTTTCCAGAACGAGGTAGAATCGAAAAAGAAAATAGAGTCTTATTTTAACCAGGGTATCATCACTGCTGAAGCTATCAATTTTATCCGCGGACGTTCTATCACGCATACTTATCTGATCATTGATGAAGCGCAAAACCTGACCCCTAAACAGGTCAAGGGTATCATAACCCGCGTTGGAAAAGGAACTAAAATTGTCCTGCTGGGTGATCCCCAGCAGATCGACAATCCCCTTCTGGACGAAAAGACCAATGGCTTAAGTTATGCCTCAGAAAGAATGAAAGGCAGCCCACTCTGTTATCAGCTAACTATGGAACCCGATGAGTGTCTGCGTTCAAAACTGGCTTATGATGCCGCTCAGCGAATGTAAATATTTTTTAACACCTGTAAATTAAAAAAGCATCATCCCTTAACTTTACATCAAGGGACGATGCTTTTTTATCTAAAACTATTTACAAATTAATAATATACTCTTCATCAATCATAAATAAAGGCGCTTTATCTTTTTCACGACGACCAAGTTTTAAACTCTCATTCTGCAGACTTGGCATTTTGTCTGAAAGCTCTTCGGTTTCATCAAGGACCATTTCGACGCCAATCACCTTGTCTACCGTCATGCCCATCTGCTTACCGGTCGCTTCATTTTGAAGGACGATGGTCAGCTCCCGTCGGCTTTCGGTATATTCTTTACATAATGAATTAAACAGCTTGATCATCTGACTTAATTCTCTATTTCTGGCCTTTTCAATCAGATTCAGGGCCTTGTTGTATTCACCCTGCACCTGTAAACGCTCAACTTCATGAGCTAACTGATGAATCCTTTTATGAGGCCCGTCAAATTTTTTTAAAAGTTGCTGCAATATCAAATCTTCTGTTTTATAAGAATCATACCACTTGCCAAACGCACAGGCATGAGGATCTGTGGTTAAGGTAAATTTTCTTTTTTCATGGACGGAATTTTCCAGTTCATTCACCCAGTTAATATGATCCTGTTTTCTTTGTGCCAACAAAACCTTTAATTCGTCAACTTCCTCTTCTATAGTAGACATTCCATAGAATTTCCGGGTATCAATCACCGGAATGATTTCCCCCCTCAAATTCACGGCACCTTTTATATAATAAGCTGTATCCGGCATTTTTATCAGGTTTTCCATGATAAAAATTGATTTAACATATTCACTTGAAACGGCAAATATTTCTTTTCCCAGATTAAATAAAGCCCATGGAAATTCAGACTTTTCTTCTGCCACCGTAACACCTCCCAAAAGTTTAGTCCATCTTAACTATTTTTGCAGCTTTCGTCAAGTTTTTATTGTTTTATCACTTTATTCATCGCATAAAAACATATCAATTTTGCATCTTATTATAAACTTACATCAAACTTAAAGTTCATATCACGAATCGTTTTTTATTCATATATATAAGAATAATTTTTAATTTTCTTTCTGCCATCTGAAATATTTTATGAACACTGCATCATTTTTTTATCAATATTTATACGCTCTTACTTAATTCATCCCATAAAACCCTTCCATAGTCAATCCACTATTATAGATGGCGTTCGCTACTTCAGTTCCCACATAACGCAAATGCCACGGCTCATAGGCATAACCGGTAATCCCCGTCTGCCCTTCGGGATAGCGGATAATAAAACCGTACTTATGGGCATTGTTTTTAACAAACAGGCCTTCCGGGGTATTTGCAAAACTTTCCACCAGATCAAACCCCACTGAAGCAGAGGTCACATCCATGACCAGGCCCAGCTGATGTTCGCTCATACCAGGTCGGGCACTAACCAGTTCTGCATAAGCCAACCCAAATGTATCCACATTCCACTGGTACAAGGAAGCCTGGGTCTGATAAGACCGGTAGCCGGAACAGCAGTAGAGGGTCAGTCCGCTGTTTTTAGCGGCAGCAAAAAGATTACCCAGGGCTGCGGCTGCTTCTGCCCGCATCATGGTTGTTCGGGTAGACGGCAAGGACAGTACAACCAGATCTGACGGCTCATAACTGGCAGGAATACTATGGTTTTTATTCACCAGCCGAGTCATCGAAGTCAGTTCCTGTTCCATATTAGCTGGTCGGCTGCTGCCTTTGGGCAAAATGACAACTTTTATCCCTTCCAAGCGTAAAGACATCCCTTCGTATCCAGCCGCTTCACCGGTGCTAACCCAGGGCAGCCAGCCAAAACCTTCTGTATAAACTGCATAATAAAGATCACACATTTTAGCATCATAACCAGTCAGACTTAGTCTGATGGACTCTATCCGATAGCTCTGACCAGTTGTACCTGCCAGCTCGCCATCAGTAGACCAGTCCTGCCAGCCGATATTTTGAACATGGGCCTGATAACGGATACCCACATCATAACCGCTGTTGTTAACCTGTATCTGTAAGGCTTCCAACCTCAAATCAGAACCAGTGTTGCCACTCAAATCCCCTTTTGCCCGCCAGTCCTGCCAACCAGTATTTTGAACATAGGCGCGGTATTCGGCAAAGATACGGTTTGTCAGAAAGGGCAGGTTCTCACTGCCGGGAGCTGGCATCCCCTTAGGAATAACCATGATCCGGATACCTTCCAGCCGGTAGCCCATCCCTTCTGTACCAGCTTCATCACCATTTTTCGCCCAGTCCATCCATCCATAATTCTGAGCATGAACCTGATAATAAATATCATAAAGGTCCGCATACGTTCCGGTCAGTCTCATCCTGATCGCTTCCAGACGGTAGCCCAATCCTTCAGTACCACTTAATTCTCCGGTCTCTTTAGCAGCCTGCCAGCCGATATTCTCTATCTGTGTCTCGTAGGATACGCCCAGATCATAGCCCTGATTATCGAGTTCAATTCTGATCGCTTCCAGTCTTAAAGAACTGCCAGTGCTGCCGCTTACAGAGCCATCGCTTTTCCATTCCTGCCAGCCCAGATTCTCAACATGGGTCTGATAAGTTGCTTTCACGTTACCGTTAACATATGGGCGATCGGTCTCACCCGGCACATCAACTCCTTTTTCCTGAAGCAGAATCCGAATGCCTTCCAACCGAAAGCCCAAACCCTGGCTACCTGCTGATTCTCCATTTTTTGCCCAATCAAGCCAGCCAAAATTCTGGGCATGAACCTGATAGTAAACATCATACTTGTCTGAATCCGATCCGGTTAAAGCGATTTCTATTCCTTCAAGCCGCAGGCCCTGTCCTGTTGTTCCACTGAATTGGCCATCAGTCACCTTTTCCTGCCAGCCGAAATTCTCTACATAGGTGCGGTATTCGATGAAAAGATCCGCTTGAGTATCCAGGACGATTTCAATCCCTTCCAGTCTTAAACCCTGGCCTGTCGTCCCTCCGTCCTCACCATCAGATACCCATTCCTGATAACCTGCATTTTGCACGTATGTGCGATACTGGCAAATAGCTGGTGGTAAAGATTCCTGAATCTGCACCTCTTGTGAGACTTGAGTTGTGTCATTTATTATTTCCTCAGCATACACAAATCCCGAAAAAATCCAAAGCACTGCCATAACTAAAAGCGGAAACCATTTATTTTTCATTTTCTCTCCTTATTCTAAACTAATTTCAAAAAATCTTTTTCCTTGTCAAAATAAGTAAATTTCTATTATGTTTTGGGTATATATCCTAATAACAAAATAATTCAAGCGGGTGATTTCAAACTGCAGAATCTTAAACCTGAATTATTCATCCAGATACAATTAACGGCACATTGTGCCGCATAGATACAGTGTTTTTGATTATTTTTGCTTTTCACTAAATAAGTGAAGCTAAGACAATAGAAAAAGAGCTCCAACTTTGTTAAAATTTAAGTGACCAAACCAAAACCAAACAAAGGAGAAACTCTTCATATGTCTAGTTTAGATGCACTTCAGTTAGAAAGCAATAAAAAAATCAAAATAAATTTCGATGGCGGTGATTTATCCTCTGATTCCGGACTGATTCTGATCAAAGAATTTGCTCATAAATTCAGTTTCCATAAACATGTCAGCAACTTCAAAACTGATGAGAAGACCAGTCGTCAGCATAAGGATGATCAAAACCTGTGCCAAATGGTATATCAGATCATTGCTGGTTACTTTGAAGATGACGATGCTGATGAATTGACAAATGAACCTGTCTTTACAAACATTCTGGGTAAAAAAGCACTGGCTTCTCAACCGACTCTGTCAAGATTCTGGAACCGGATGGATGATAAAACGCTGCCAAAATTTGATGCCATCATTAAAGCAATGCGGACATCTGCTTATAAAATAAAACGTCCAAAACAGGTATTGCTGGATTTGGACTCCACCCTATTGAATACCTATGGAAAACAGGAAGGTGAAGGTTTCAACTATCATTACAGGGTACATGGTTATCATCCATTACTTTGTTACGACGGATTAACCGGTGATCTGCTGAAAGCAGATCTCCGTGATGGAACGGACTACAGTTCCACTGGGGTTGTTGATTTTATGCAACCTCTACTTGATGAATATTTCACGGAGTATCCCGACATAGAGCTGTATTTACGTGGTGACAGCGGGTTTATTTGTACAAGCAATGCGAAACCAATGGTGTGTCTTATGCGATCCGTTTAAAAGCGAACAGTGTTTTAAATGACAAAGCGAAACATCTTGATCATGAAATATTTGAAGCGATGAAAGAAGATATGTCCCAGTATATTGTCCGCTATGATGAGTTTTATTACAAAGCAGGCAAGTGGGAGTACCCGCGCAGGGTAGTTGTTAAAGTGGAGAAACCTTGCAATCAGTTCACCATTCAGCATTCCTTCATTGTAACCAATATGGACTTGAAACCTGAAGAAATCCTAAGATACTATCGTAACCGAGGCACTATGGAGAATTTCATCAAAGAAAGCAAGTCCGGATTTGGCTTCGCTTCTACCGGAAGTAAATCCAAAGTAGTCAATGCCAACCGACTGCAACTGCATGTGTTGGCTTATAATCTGTTTAATTGTTTCAGACGATTGGTTCTGCCGAAGAGCATGAAAAAGATGCAGATCGATACCATTCGTTTAAAGCTGCTAAAAATTGCTTCGAAAATCGTAAAAGCAGCAAGCTATATTTATTTCAAGCTATGTAGCAGTTGTCCCTACAAAGATGAATTTTATAAAACTTTAGAAAATATCAGACAACTTCCGCAGCTGGAATAACAGTAACTGATGATCTTTGGCAACTTAAAATCTTGAAAATAACATCTACGGGATTCGTCTACCCTTTTTGGGTTGAAATTCAACCGTCTGTGTATTTAATCCTTGAAAAAGATGTTGTTTCTCGATTTTAAGATTGCTCATTGCTGGATGAATAATTCAGGTTAAATTATAAAATCTTTGAGTCGCATTTCCCTGATACAGCTATCATATCATATTTTATTTTTCATTGAAAAGGATTACTTCATTTCTTACAGTTCTTCAATCAGGAAAACTTGATTTTTTAGTGATTATTAAAATTTACCTATACAAACTTTCACCCAACTTTCACATAAATCTCATAAGTTTCTCATAAAATTATAAGATACTATCTTTAGCAGATAAAGTTATTTAATTAGAAACGAGGTCATTATGAACTTATTAAAACTATTAAAAAATATCAAGGTCCTGCTTTTACAGGGTTCCTTAAATCAGGAAATGAATGAAATCCGGATTGATTCCCGCAAAGTTTCCCAGAATGACCTGTTTATTTGTATAAAAGGAGCCCGGTCAGATGGGCATCAGTATATTAAAAAAGCTGTCAGCCAGGGGGCAACAGCCATTCTTGTTGAACACCTGGATGAAGATTTGTCAGAATTTAAAAACATCACTATCCTGCAGGTTGACGATAGCCGAAAAGCCTTGGCTTTAATTGCCGCCAACCGCTACAATCATCCTCAAAACAAGCTAAAAATAATTGGCATCACCGGAACCAAGGGGAAAACCACAACCGCCCACATGATCACCGAAATTCTCAATCAGGCGGGTTTTAAAGCCGGCTATATTGGCACCAACGGCATTTCATACGGTCTGGTTAAAGAAAAATCCGATAATACTACCCCTGAACCGCTAAAGCTCCACTATACCTTCCGACAAATGGTTGACAACGGATGTACCCATGTCGTCATGGAAGCCTCTTCCCAGGGGTTTAAACAATTCCGGACCCATGGGCTGATTTTTGAATATGGACTATTCCTGAACATCGATTATGATCATGTCGGCCCAAATGAGCATCAGGATTTTGACGAATATTTTAACTGTAAGCGGATGATTTTTAATCAGAGCAGACAAATGATCATTAATAAAAGCCTGCCTCTTTGGGAAAAGCTGGCCGTTCACGAAAAAGAACGGGCAATCACTTTTTCGACAAACAGTCCGGCTGACTATTTTTCCCAAAACTATGAAATCACCCGTTCTGATAATGCTCTGGGAGGCCGTTTTGAACTGGCAGGAAAAATCAGGGAAAGCATCCTTCTCAAACAGATGCTGGGCGTTTTTAACAGTGAAAATGCCCTTGCTGCCATAGCCACCTGCAGTCAAATGGGGATTGATATTCAAACTATCAAAAGCGCCCTTAAAAACTTTGAAGTTGAAGGCCGTACCCAGCTTGTAAAAGAAGCGCTCAAATATGACCGAACTGTACTGATTGATTATGCTCATAACAGCATGAGTATGCTGAGCCTGCTAAAAGCCTTAAAGGCCTACGAACCGCGCCGTATCATCTGCGTCTTTGGTACCCGCGAAGATCGACCCGAACACCGACGTTTTGATATTGGCTATGCCGCTTCAAAATATGCCAATGAAATTATCCTGACTGAAGACAATCCCGGCTCACTTGAATTTGAAGCCGTCATTTCCGAAGCTGTCCGGGGGATTGCAACAAATAATTTTTCTGCTTTAAAAACGATTCGAGACCGTAAAACAGCTATCCTGTACGCCCTGGAGCATGCCACTAAAGAGGATATCATCGTAATTACCGGAAAAGGACATGAACACTATCAGATCACTGACGGCCAGCCAAATTATTTTTCCGAGGAAAAAATTATCCTTGAACACCTGAAAAGAAAAAACGTCAAGAGAGCTGTTTTGAAATGCCTCCCCAAAAACAGCTCTAAAACCGCCCTAAGAATCACCTCATCATCATAACTACCAAAAAAACTTGACTTTTCCGTTACGTTATCCTTTATGATAATAGCAGGAGGTGTTCAAAATGGAATACACGATAAAAGAACTGGCTGACCTGGCAGGTGTTAGTACCCGCACCCTTAGATACTACGATGAAATTGCACTGCTTTCTCCCTGCCGTTTAAATCAATCAGGTTATCGCATCTACAGCAGCAATGAAGTTGATCGGCTGCAGCAGATTCTTTTCTATCGGGAACTTGACTTCGACTTGAAAACAATTCAAAGTCTTCTCGAAGATCCGGCTTATAATCGTCTGGCTTCCCTGAAAAAACAGCTCACTGCCATGACCACCAAACAAAAACATACAGAACGCTTGATTGAAACGCTTAAAAAAACTATTTTACAGGAAGAAGGAAAAACAATCATGAAAGATCAGGAGAAATTTATCGGCTTGAAAGAAAAACAAATTGCCCAAAACGAAAAAAAATATGGCCGTGAAGCCCGTGAAAAATATGGAAATGATACCATTGATGCTGCAAATGAAAAATTGAGAGCGATGACTCAGGATACCTATGAAAGTACTGAAGCGCTTGGGAAAAAAATAAACGCCCTGTTAGAAGAAGCGGTAAAAAATAATGACTCACCTGCTGACGAAAGCGGCAGGCTAGCGGCAACGCTTCATCAGCAGTGGATCAAAGCTTACTGGAGCCAATATTCAATTGAAGCTCATCATGGACTGGTTGATATGTATCTGGCTGATGAGCGGTTTAAGGCATATTATGATAATACTATCGAGGGCTGTGCCGAATTTCTTCGCGATGCCGTCAAACACTGGATCAACTAAAAAACGAGACGCCGTGGCGTCTCGTTTTTCGTTTCAAAAGAGTTTTGTTGTCCATTGAGAGCAATCCCAGACCTGGTCAACAAAATCTTCGTAGAATTCAGGTTCATGGCAGACCATCAAAATGGCCCCGGAATAATCGGTCAACGCTCTTTTCAATTCTTCCTTGGCATCGGCATCCAGATGGTTAGTTGGCTCATCCAGTACCAGTACATTCGTCTCTCGATTAATCAGCTTACAGAGTCTGACCTTGGCCTGCTCGCCCCCGCTTAAGACCTTAACCATACTTTCAATATGCTTGGTGGTTAAACCACATTTGGCCAATGCCGCCCGGACCTCATACTGGGTATAGGAGGGAAATTCCTGCCAGACTTCTTCAATACAGGTCGTTCTGACATTCTGGTCCATTTCCTGTTCAAAATAACCAATTTCCAGTTTCTCGCCTTTTTCCACTTCCCCATCAATTGGTGGAATCAGTCCCAAAAGACTTTTTAGAAGCGTTGTTTTACCAATTCCGTTGGTTCCCTTTAAGACAATTTTCTTTTTACGTTCCATCGTTAAATTGAGTGGTTTAGATAAAGCCTCGTCATAACCGATAATCATCTCTCTCGCTTCAAACAGTATACGGCCGCTGGTACCAGCCTCCTTGAATTGAAAGCGCGGTTTCGGTTTCTCCCCAGCCAGCTCAATAATATCCATCTTATCCAATTTTTTCTGGCGGGACATGGCCATGTTTCGGGTCGATACTCTGGCTTTGTTACGGGCAACAAAATCCTTAAGTTCTGCTATTTCATTCTGCTGTCGATTATAAGCAGCCTCTTCCTGGGCCCGTTTTGCTGCAAGAACCTCTTTAAACTTCTCATAATCCCCAACATAACGAGTCAGTTTCTGATTATCCATATGATAAATAATATTGATCACTGAATTTAAGAAAGGCAGATCATGGGAGATCAGGATAAAGGCATTTTCATAGTCATTCAAATAACGTTTGAGCCACTCTATATGACCTTCATCCAGATAATTGGTTGGCTCATCCAAAAGCAGAATATCTGGTTTTTCTAAAAGCAGCTTGCCCAAAAGCACCTTGGTTCTCTGACCGCCACTTAATTCGGTAATTTCCTTGTCCAGCCCAATATCACTTAAACCTAACGACCGTCCAATTTCTTCGACCTTGGAATCAATCAGATAAAAATCATGGAATTCCAGCATATCCTGAAGTGTTCCCACCTCTTCCAGAGCTGCTTCCAGATCTTCCGGCGAGCAGTCTCCCATTTCTTCGTATAATATGCCAATTCTTTTTTCAATTTCCAAAAGAAAATCAAAGGCAGAAGTCAGAACATCCCGAATACTCATCCCTTCCTTTAAGTTGGCATGCTGATCGAGGTAACCTACTCTAACATTCTTTGACCATTCAACCTTACCTTCATCGGGCATAAGTGCTCCGGTGATTATATTCATAAAAGTGGATTTTCCTTCTCCGTTAGGGCCGATCAGTCCAATATGTTCCCCTTTAAGCAGACGAAACGAAACCTGATGAAAAATTGCCCGGTCACCAAATCCATGAGAAAGCTTCTCTACATTTAAAATACTCATTTCTTAAGTTATTTCTCCATTTCCTTTTACTTCTTTGCCGAAATCATAAGCCGTCCTTTTTACAGGCTTGGCCTTTACCGACAGTCAACTTCTTATTATACCGGATGTAGGTTAAGGAATCCAGCAGTTTACCTTGATATTAAGAAATTGAAATTTATTTTTTATTTTTTTTACGCTAGCTGAATATTTTTATTAAAATATGCTATCTATATTAATAAATCGGTTTTTTTATAGGAGGTATGACATGAACTATCTTCAGGATTTACGTTATAAAGGGCTGCTGTTACTTCAGTATTTGATTATACTAGGCTCACTCGCTGCGACCCTCATAGCCATTATCAATAGTCGCCAGTTTAGCAGCATTATTATCAATATTATTCCTGGATTAATCATTCTTATCATTATTTTCTTGCAACGGGCAAATCGCAAAAGACATAATTGGGGCCGCATCTTTACACTTGTCGTATTAAACCTCTTGGCCCTCCCCATTCTCTGGTATAATTCCCCGGGGGTCAATAGTGCAATCCCCTTATATTCTCTTATGATAATCATTTTATCCGCCTTTTTTGCAGAAAAAATGATTGAGTTTTTATTGCCTTTAGCCGGTCTTGGAGTTTCCGTATTCATGATTCGATATACCTTAATTAATCCAGATTTTTTTTCGCAGTTCCCAAATCATGATACATATATATCTACTTTTATGATCAGTTTTATTATCGTTTCAGGCATCATTATGCTTGCTGTTTTTCTCATTAACAAATCATTTCAAAAAGACAATGAAAAGTTTTTTAACATGTCTATCACTGACGAATTAACGGGACTATATAACAGAATATACTTTTTTAAATCCGGCCTTGAAGCTTTTGAGGACTTTATCCGATACAGCACGAAATTTACTGTACTGATGATTGACCTGGATAGCTTAAAAGAAGTCAACGACCAGCACGGTCATTCGGCAGGTGATCTTGTTCTTGAAGAATTTGCGAGAATACTGTCCGATACTTTAAGAACAGTGGATATCCCCGCTCGAATTGGTGGTGAAGAATTTGCTGTTATTTTAAAAAACACCGATCTAAAGCAAACGGCCAATGTTGCCGAAAGGATCAGAGAAACTCTTGAAGAAACAGAAATAAAATTCAAAAAAGATATCCTTAAAATAACCTGCAGTATTGGTGGCCAGCAGGTAAGCTCTATGTCTAATTCCTTCGATGACGTCCTTCTTGAAAGTGAGAAAAAGATGACTCAGGCTAAAGAAAAGGGCCGAAACAAAGTAATCTTAAAACTCTAAGCAAATCTGCCGCCAGAATATTTCGCAAAATAATCAGCTGAATAAGTGCGGCACCAGTAAGTGGATGGCAATTCCGACAAAAATAAGCAGGGCAATGGTTCTGTGCATGATGAACCAAGCCCCTTTTCGCGGACGTTTTTTAATGCTGGCATAGATCCCCAGGCACACTTGACTCAACATCAGAAAAGCTGCCATGACGCCAGTTAAATTGATCCCAAAACGTGAATATTGAATTGCAAAATGCGACAACAGAAAAATCACTGTTGCCATTCCAAAAATTTTGTGATTTTTAACAAACACCGTCATTAAAAACTGCATCAGTTTTTTGGCCGTTTTATTCCTGGCAATCACCTTACCAAATCGTTTATTAATAAACTTTAAAACAAAGTTTAAAAGTGTCGCACCATAGGCAAAAATCAGCAGCCAACCAATCAGTTCCCCCAATTCTCTCAATTAATTTCCCTCCATTTCATCAGCTTTTTACACAATAATCAAAGGGTTCTCTCGCCCTGCTGCCATATCCAATAAACAGTTGACCGTATTCTGAGCCATACTCTCAACTGTTGTTTCGGTGTAAAAGGCAGTGTGCGGTGTCAAAATAACATTTGGAAAAGACCTGAGCATTGCCATCTGACGGTTGTTGATACAATCACCGGAGCGATCAATATAATAAAGATTTTTTTCATCTTCCAGAACATCCAAGGCTGCTGCAGAAACACCGCCTTCGAGCAGAGCCTCAATCAAGGCATCTGTATCAATCAGGTTTCCACGGGCCGTGTTAATTAAAATCCCGCCGGTTTTCATCATTTCAAAAGCCTTTTTATCAAACATATGCTGAGTTTCCAGCGTTGATGGCGCATGCAGGGTGACCACATCACTCTCGGCCAACAGTTTTTCAAAAGATACGTATTCGCAAAGCTCGGCCACTTCTTTGTGGGCACTTGGAGAATAGGCCAAAATACGACACCCAAATGACGAAAGATACTTTATCACCGTCCGACCAATCATCCCGGTTCCAACTACCCCAATCGTAGATTCCCCAATACTTTTTCCAACCTTCCCCTTAAGGGTATAATTCTGAACCCTCGACTGCTCCATAATAAAAGGCATTTTTCGCAGACACATGAGAATCAGCATAATGGCATAATCCGCCACTGCTTCCGGCGGGTATGAAACATTCGATACATGAAGATTCAATTCCTGTGCCCGTTTCAGATCAATATGGTCATAACCGATGGATCGAGTTAAAAAACAAGACACACCCGCCTGATGAAAAGCCTCCAAAAGGCCAGCATCCATTTTTGTTGGCGTAAAACTGACGCCATCATAGCCTGCTGCCAGATGGACATTTTGAAGGGAAGGATACGCTTCAGTATAATCATAGTCAATCCCTTTTTCTTTGCACAATACATCAAAATACTTTTTTTCATCAAATTCTCTAAAACAATATAAAAATAATTTCAATTTCCCACCTTTTCGTTCCTTATATGTCTCCTCTGATTCACCCTCAATTTCTTCGCCGCTTATCTGGCTCTACAAGCTTATCTTCCGTAGTAAAGCTCCGGCCTTCTTCATACCCTTGAGCATAAAATTGATGATGATAAACCTGATCCTTATCCTGATGTGGTCGGTGATGAAGAGGCTTTAAAATTTCC
This genomic interval from Eubacteriaceae bacterium ES3 contains the following:
- a CDS encoding GGDEF domain-containing protein, with amino-acid sequence MNYLQDLRYKGLLLLQYLIILGSLAATLIAIINSRQFSSIIINIIPGLIILIIIFLQRANRKRHNWGRIFTLVVLNLLALPILWYNSPGVNSAIPLYSLMIIILSAFFAEKMIEFLLPLAGLGVSVFMIRYTLINPDFFSQFPNHDTYISTFMISFIIVSGIIMLAVFLINKSFQKDNEKFFNMSITDELTGLYNRIYFFKSGLEAFEDFIRYSTKFTVLMIDLDSLKEVNDQHGHSAGDLVLEEFARILSDTLRTVDIPARIGGEEFAVILKNTDLKQTANVAERIRETLEETEIKFKKDILKITCSIGGQQVSSMSNSFDDVLLESEKKMTQAKEKGRNKVILKL
- a CDS encoding NAD(P)-dependent oxidoreductase, encoding MKLFLYCFREFDEKKYFDVLCKEKGIDYDYTEAYPSLQNVHLAAGYDGVSFTPTKMDAGLLEAFHQAGVSCFLTRSIGYDHIDLKRAQELNLHVSNVSYPPEAVADYAIMLILMCLRKMPFIMEQSRVQNYTLKGKVGKSIGESTIGVVGTGMIGRTVIKYLSSFGCRILAYSPSAHKEVAELCEYVSFEKLLAESDVVTLHAPSTLETQHMFDKKAFEMMKTGGILINTARGNLIDTDALIEALLEGGVSAAALDVLEDEKNLYYIDRSGDCINNRQMAMLRSFPNVILTPHTAFYTETTVESMAQNTVNCLLDMAAGRENPLIIV